TACGGCCATGTCCCGGCTGACCGGCGGCATCGGAGGCCGGGGACCCGGTGAAACCAAGCTGGAAATCAACCGGCGGCGGGTCAGGGATCGCATCACACGCCTGAAAAAAGAGATTACCAAAATCCGGAAACAGCGGCATCAGCAGAAAGCCAGGCGCCGGCAGAGAAACATTCCCGTGATTTCCATTGTGGGATATACCAATGCGGGCAAATCCACGCTGCTCAATACCCTGACCCAGAGCGACATCATTGCGGCCGATCGTCTCTTTGCCACCCTGGATCCGTCTTCCAGACGTCTGCGGTTTCCTGCGGACACAGAAGTGATTGTCACGGACACGGTGGGATTTATTCAGCATCTGCCCAAAGAATTGATGGAAGCGTTCCATGCCACATTGGAAGAACTGGCTGAAGCCGACATTATTCTTCATGTAATCGATATCAGCAATCCCCGGTATATGCAGCAAAAAGAATCCGTGGAAAAAATTCTGACACAGCTGGATCTGGATGACATTCCCGTCTTGTATGTTTTCAATAAAATGGACCGGGTGGACATGGCTGAATTTGACACCCCCTGGCTGTTGAATGAAGGGGTCTGTATCTGTGCCCGCCAGAAGCAGAGCCTGACCGGTCTGATCGAAAAACTGGAATCCATGGTCACCCTGCCGGCATCCCATTTAAGGGTTGACCAATGAGGTTTTATGCTTTACATATACGGCGTTTCAAAAATCAAAAGAGATAAACATACAGGATGATACCCGATAAAATGACCGATTTTGACCATGAAAAAGCCGATTCCCTGGACACGCCCGAGTGTTTTGGGGAATTCAGTAAAACCAATCAGATGTGCCAGAACCATTGCGCCGTTTCAATTCAATGCTGCCTGATGCGAAGCATCCATCCCAAAGTCGGTTTGTTTGAAAAACTGCTGATTCACAACCATTACGCGCCCAAACCCCATTAAGCCGCTTTAAACAGATCGTCAGCTCTGTTCTTTTGACGGGTCAGGAAAAAATTTTACCCGGATTCAAAATCTGCCGGGGATCAAATACCGCCTTGATCTGCTTCATGATGGCCTGTTCTTTTTCTCCGATCTCCCAGGACAGATACCCTTTTTTGGTCAGCCCCACCCCATGTTCACCCGTGATGGTTCCCCCCAGGGCCAGGGTTGCGGCAAACAGTTTGTCCACAGCGTTATGGGCCTGTTTCACCTGGGCGGCATCGGTTTTGTCATACATGATATTGCAATGGATATTGCCGTCTCCGGCATGGCCGAAACTGACAATGGTCAGGCCGGATTCCTGCTGAAGGGTCTGGATATGCGACACCATGTCGGGAATTTTTGATATGGGCACCACAATATCTTCGTTCAGTTTCTGGCTGGCAATTTGATACAGCGTGGGAGACAACGCTTTTCTGGCCTGCCATATGGCGGCTGCCTGAACCGGGTCCGAAGCCATGCGAATATCCAAAGCACCGGATTGCAGACAAAAAGCCCGGATCTGTTCGGTCTGGGATTTCACCAGTGTTTCATCCCCGTCCAGTTCCAGAATCAGCAGGGCTCTTGTCTGTTCCGGCAGATCCGATTGCAGCTGATTTCTGACCAGGGCAAGGGAGGCTTCATCCAGATATTCCACACACCGGGGAATCACGGCCCGGCGCATGATGCCTGACACGGTTCGGGCCGCCTTTCCCATGTCATCAAAACAAACCGCCATGGTGGCCACGTATGCCGGTTTCGGCAACAACCTCAGCGTGATCCGGGTGACAATGGCCAGCGTGCCTTCCGATCCCACAATCAGCCGGGTCAGGTCATACCCGGCCACCCCCTTGGCCGTGCACACCCCCGTGTGGATGATATCCCCGTTGGGCATCACGGCGCCAAGCCCGAGCACATAATCCCGGGTTACCCCGTATTTCACGGCCCTGGGACCGCCGGCACATTCCCCCACATTCCCGCCGATGGTACACACGGCAGAACTGGCCGGATCCGGCGGATAAAACAGCCCTTTGTTTTCCACAGCCGTATGCAGATCCGCCACAATCACTCCCGGTTCCACAGAAGCGATAAAATTGTCCGTGTCAATGTCCAGTATCCGGTTCATGCGGGTCATGGCCATGACCAGTCCTCCCTGGACCGGCACGGCCCCGCCGGTCATGCCGGAACCGCTGCCCCGGGGAATGACGGGAATCCGTTTTTCCCAGGCCAGGCGCATGATATCCGCCACCTGGGCTTCCGATTCCGGAAACACGACCGCATCGGGCATAAAGGACTGCCCCGGGGCCGCATCATAGGAATAGCAGACCCGGTCTTCCGGATTCCGGGTGATCTGCGCATCTCCCACCCGTTTTTTCAGGAGTCGATAAACCGCATCATCCAGGCTCATTTAAAATTTACCTGATTCAATTTTTTTTGACAGATACCGGATCTGTTCATACAGCACCCCTTTGTGCTGAAGTTCCTTTTCCACGGCATTCACTGAATAAATGGCTGTGGCATGGTACCGCTTGAAACTGGAACCGATTTTTTTGATGGGTTGATCCGTATATTTTCTGGACAGAAAAATTGCCACCTGCCGGGGTTTGACAATGTGTTTTTTCCGGGATTTTGATATCAGATCCTGCTCCGTGATATCATATTCCTTACACACCAGTTTCTTGATCCCGTCGATGGTGATGCGTTTCTGATGCTTGCGGATATTGGCCAGCACGCTTTTTGCCAGCTCAATATCAATGTGCCGGCCCAGCAGCTGTCCTTTGGCTGCCACACCGAACAGACCGCTTTCCAGCTGTCTGACATCATCGCATAATTCCTGGGCAATATATTCCGTGACCGAGTCAGGGATCAGACAATTGAGGTTTTTTGATTTTTTTCTTAAAATTTTCACCCGGGTTTTAAAATCCGGTGCTTTGATTTCCGTCACAAGCCCCATAGTCAATCGGGATTTAAGCTGATCATCCAGTTTGGGAATATCATCGGGCAGATCACATCCTGAAAATATAATTTTCCGGTTGGCATCCAGCAGATAGTCCAGGGTCACGGCCAGTTCTTTTTGAATGGCTTTTTTACCGGCCAGAAAATGGACATCTTCTAAAATCAGGACTTCACATTTTTTGCGGTATTTTTCCTTGAATGATTCAATGGTGTTATTTCTCAGGGCATATATCATTTCATTGGTAAAATCTTCCGCTGTCACATAATATACCCGCAACGCTGTATGATGGGTGATGACATGGTGTCCCACGGCCTGGGACAAATGGCTTTTACCTAACCCGGTTTTACCCAGAAGATACAGCATGCCCGCCCCGTTCATGTTCCCCTGGGCCAAAGACAAAGACGCGGAATAGGCAAAACTGGAGTTGTCTCCGACCACGAAATCATCAAATGTATACCCTTTTTTAAGCAGCCGGCCGCCGTTGAACCGTGGATCAAACCCGGGCAGACTGGCCTGAGCCAGATCGGTTTTTTTTGATTTTCCTTTTCCCACCTGGTTCCCGGGCACATGGCCGGGTGTTTTGGGGGGCGTTTTTGTTTTGAACTCGATCCGGACCGGTTGTCCCAGTTTATGAAATTCCTGCTCAAACAACCCCAGATAATTGTCCTTCAACCGCTTGATAAAAAATTCATTCGGGGTGGACAGACACAGCCGATCCTCCTGAAAGGTCAGGACTTCAAGCGGGTCTACCCACATCCTGTAACTGTGATCCGGAATTGATTTCTTGATTTGAGATTTGACCTGTGCCCAGAATTTATCCATGGTATTATTCACTCAGACCTTTCTGTTTCTATTGAACATGCTACAAATTTGACTTTACCAATAAATGGCAAGGATGGTACTGAAATCTACGACTCTCACTGAATATTTCATGGCGTAAAAAAAAGCATGTGTTTTTCTATTCGAATATCAGATTTTGGTCAAACCGGATCAGTCATGTTAGGGCAATGTTAGAATTTTCATTGGCATATTTATTCAACTATTTGAAATTATAGTCTATTTTTTTGTGAAACAACTGATTTATTAAACATTACAGTCACTTTTACAACTGGTTATTTTTTCAGACAAAATAACGGATATTGATAATTTAAATAAAAAAAATAAAAATTTTTTCTTTGATTTTCTTCAGATTACTCTGATTTTCTTAATAATTTAAACAAAATCCAATTTATTGCCTCAATGCTAATATACCAAGGGTTTCACAATTTAAATTGTTGCCCTTTGCAAATGGGCCGGCATATTTACAAT
Above is a window of Desulfotignum balticum DSM 7044 DNA encoding:
- a CDS encoding FAD-binding oxidoreductase; translation: MSLDDAVYRLLKKRVGDAQITRNPEDRVCYSYDAAPGQSFMPDAVVFPESEAQVADIMRLAWEKRIPVIPRGSGSGMTGGAVPVQGGLVMAMTRMNRILDIDTDNFIASVEPGVIVADLHTAVENKGLFYPPDPASSAVCTIGGNVGECAGGPRAVKYGVTRDYVLGLGAVMPNGDIIHTGVCTAKGVAGYDLTRLIVGSEGTLAIVTRITLRLLPKPAYVATMAVCFDDMGKAARTVSGIMRRAVIPRCVEYLDEASLALVRNQLQSDLPEQTRALLILELDGDETLVKSQTEQIRAFCLQSGALDIRMASDPVQAAAIWQARKALSPTLYQIASQKLNEDIVVPISKIPDMVSHIQTLQQESGLTIVSFGHAGDGNIHCNIMYDKTDAAQVKQAHNAVDKLFAATLALGGTITGEHGVGLTKKGYLSWEIGEKEQAIMKQIKAVFDPRQILNPGKIFS
- the dnaA gene encoding chromosomal replication initiator protein DnaA is translated as MNNTMDKFWAQVKSQIKKSIPDHSYRMWVDPLEVLTFQEDRLCLSTPNEFFIKRLKDNYLGLFEQEFHKLGQPVRIEFKTKTPPKTPGHVPGNQVGKGKSKKTDLAQASLPGFDPRFNGGRLLKKGYTFDDFVVGDNSSFAYSASLSLAQGNMNGAGMLYLLGKTGLGKSHLSQAVGHHVITHHTALRVYYVTAEDFTNEMIYALRNNTIESFKEKYRKKCEVLILEDVHFLAGKKAIQKELAVTLDYLLDANRKIIFSGCDLPDDIPKLDDQLKSRLTMGLVTEIKAPDFKTRVKILRKKSKNLNCLIPDSVTEYIAQELCDDVRQLESGLFGVAAKGQLLGRHIDIELAKSVLANIRKHQKRITIDGIKKLVCKEYDITEQDLISKSRKKHIVKPRQVAIFLSRKYTDQPIKKIGSSFKRYHATAIYSVNAVEKELQHKGVLYEQIRYLSKKIESGKF